TCTTTTTCGCCTAACCATAAACCCATAAGCAATAACAATGGCACCCTTCTTTAACAAACTCCTATTaaccctctctctcttctctcttatagTATCCCCTCAACGCTCTCTCTCATCCTCCATTCACGACCTTCTCCGTTCAAAAGGGTTGCCAGCTGGACTCCTACCGGAAGAAGTGAAGTCCTACAAGTTCTCCGACAATGGCCACTTGGAAGTGTTCCTCGACGCGCCATGCTTGACCAAGTACGAGAATAGGGTCTACTTCGAGAGCTTTGTAACCGCAAACCTCACCTATGGAAGCCTCATTGGTGTTGAGGGTCTTCAGCAAGAAGAGCTTTTTGTTTGGTTGCCTGTCAAGGACATTATAGTAAATGACCCTTCTTCCGGTTTGATTCTATTTGATATTGGTCTTGCCCAGAAACAACTCTCCAGGTCTCTATTTGATATTCCACCTCGCTGCAAGAATGAAAATGGAGGTaacttattattattcattGGATTCATCTCATTAACTAGATCAGAAATTCATAAGGCACTctgcttttctagttattattGTTCTTTTGGTTTTTCAGCAATGTTCTGTAT
The genomic region above belongs to Arachis duranensis cultivar V14167 chromosome 3, aradu.V14167.gnm2.J7QH, whole genome shotgun sequence and contains:
- the LOC107478269 gene encoding uncharacterized protein LOC107478269, coding for MAPFFNKLLLTLSLFSLIVSPQRSLSSSIHDLLRSKGLPAGLLPEEVKSYKFSDNGHLEVFLDAPCLTKYENRVYFESFVTANLTYGSLIGVEGLQQEELFVWLPVKDIIVNDPSSGLILFDIGLAQKQLSRSLFDIPPRCKNENGGGLRNHVRKEKGFEALR